A single genomic interval of Daucus carota subsp. sativus chromosome 1, DH1 v3.0, whole genome shotgun sequence harbors:
- the LOC108207017 gene encoding uncharacterized protein LOC108207017 has product MASISCCALACIVLFYVSVPVSAHVEFSEKVTDNPADKLVAELNSNRTARKGSSALFNNPGLACIALQYIKAYGGDCDSVGGKNAKKPPDAEIAETFAPNCGVEVSSLAPFTGRLLGCQSKYIQPKQAFSDILVTNDKALEIVHNSNHSEVGAGVSGADGGGPYFWCVLFSNGKGNSSFAFEGGVAKSTRPGCYSGANDDCSGSYSFFRHPRLWPILVGAFIVMSYASLV; this is encoded by the exons ATGGCTAGCATCAGCTGCTGCGCTCTTGCCTGCATCGTTCTCTTCTACGTGTCGGTACCGGTATCAGCTCATGTTGAAT TCTCAGAGAAAGTGACAGATAACCCTGCTGATAAGCTAGTCGCGGAGCTTAACAGTAATAGAACTGCACGAAAAGGATCATCAGCACTCTTTAACAATCCGGGCCTGGCATGCATAGCCCTGCAGTACATAAAGGCATACGGAGGAGATTGTGATTCAGTGGGAGGGAAAAACGCCAAGAAGCCTCCTGATGCTGAAATTGCTGAAACCTTTGCCCCCAACTGCGGTGTTGAGGTCTCATCACTAGCCCCTTTCACTGGACGTCTACTCGGATGCCAGTCAAAGTATATCCAGCCTAAGCAAGCATTCTCAGACATCCTAGTGACAAATGACAAGGCCTTGGAAATTGTCCACAACAGTAACCACTCTGAGGTGGGTGCAGGTGTTAGCGGGGCAGATGGAGGAGGTCCGTATTTTTGGTGTGTTCTGTTCAGCAATGGCAAAGGCAACAGCAGCTTCGCTTTTGAAGGAGGTGTGGCTAAGTCAACCAGACCCGGATGTTACAGTGGTGCCAATGATGATTGCAGTGGAAGCTATAGTTTCTTTCGCCATCCTCGTCTCTGGCCTATACTCGTTGGAGCTTTCATTGTAATGAGTTATGCCTCTCTGGTGTGA
- the LOC108204531 gene encoding F-box/LRR-repeat protein 15, producing the protein MDNSYEGMEIEDDPERTDTEEMEFVSGFDEAFGLNNFLGGKLMRRRQIAAESSSSGQGGTEVNLNLALGGAPSSSSSASAVPEREIPDHDSHNKRPKVHSFSLDWDNQFASASLENDSYDFLGKGYNINQGSFKNEFHYLSPILNDRKSENITDSSNGRDIKEGEVRMDLTDDLLHMVFSFLDHINLCRAAKVCRQWRTASTHEDFWKRLDFENRNISLLQFEDMCRRYPKATQLNLNGTPAIYLLAMKAMSSLRNLEVLIVGKGQLGENFFQDLTGCSKLRSLIVNDATLGNGIQEIPIYHDQLRHLQIVKCRVLRISVRCSQLQTLSLKRSSMAHAALNCPLLLDLDIASCHKLSDAAIRSAAMSCPLLESLDMSNCSSVSDETLREIAHTCVSLHVLNASYCQNLSLESVRLPMLTVLKLHSCEGITSASMTAIAYSYMLEVLELDNCSLLTSVSLDLPRLQNIRLVHCRKLIELNLRSVVLSSIKVSNCPSLQRISITSNSLQKLVLQKQESLTTLALQCQSLHEVDLTDCESLTNSICEVFSDGGGCPMLRSLTLDNCESLTVVSFRSTTLVNLSLAGCRAIISLELNCPFLEHVSLDGCDHLERANFCPVGLQSLNLGICPKLNSLHIEAERMVLLELKGCGVLSEASINCPLLTSLDASFCSQLTDDCLSATTTSCPLIESLILMSCPSVGPDGLSSLRWLQHLISLDLSYTFLTNLQPVYDSCLQLKVLKLQACKYLTDSSLEPLYKNGALPSLCDLDLSYGTLCQSAIEELLACCTHLTHVSLNGCVNMHDLNWDSDAYQLPVPTTDMGLSSDLPNRLLQNLNCVGCLNIKKVTIPSVAKCLHLSSLNLSLSANLKEVDLACYNLCFLNLSNCCSLEILKLDCPKLSSLFLQSCNINEDAVDVAISQCNMLETLDVRFCPKIHPVSMGRLRAACPSLKRIFSSLASM; encoded by the exons ATGGATAATTCGTACGAGGGGATGGAAATTGAAGATGATCCTGAAAGAACTGATACAGAAGAGATGGAATTTGTGTCGGGGTTTGacgaggcatttggcttgaATAATTTTCTTGGAGGTAAATTGATGAGGCGTCGTCAAATTGCTGCTGAGTCGTCAAGTAGTGGCCAGGGTGGAACAGAAGTTAACTTGAATTTGGCACTAGGTGGCGCCCCCTCTTCCTCGTCATCAGCATCAGCTGTACCGGAAAGGGAGATTCCTGATCATGATTCTCATAATAAACGGCCTAAAGTTCACTCTTTTTCGCT TGATTGGGACAACCAGTTTGCATCTGCCTCTTTGGAAAATGACAGTTATGATTTTCTGGGAAAGGGTTATAACATTAACCAGGGTTCCTTCAAAAATGAATTTCATTATCTCTCACCAATTCTGAATGATCGAAAGTCTGAAAATATTACTGATTCTAGTAATGGGAGGGACATTAAAGAGGGCGAAGTGCGGATGGATCTAACTGACGACTTATTGCACATG gtcttttcttttttggacCATATCAATCTTTGTCGAGCAGCCAAGGTTTGTAGGCAATGGCGAACTGCTAGTACTCATGAAGATTTCTggaaaagattggattttgaGAATCGGAACATATCTTTGCTACAAT TTGAGGACATGTGTCGTCGATATCCAAAAGCAACTCAACTAAATCTTAATGGCACACCTGCTATTTACCTGCTAGCAATGAAGGCTATGTCTTCTCTGAG GAATCTTGAGGTTCTAATAGTGGGCAAAGGACAACTAGGAGAAAACTTTTTCCAAGATTTGACAGGCTGCAGTAAGTTGAGAAGTTTGATTGTTAACGATGCTACTCTTGGTAATGGTATTCAAGAGATACCTATCTATCACGATCAATTGCGTCATCTTCAGATTGTAAAATGTCGGGTGCTTCGAATATCTGTCAG atgttctcaacttcaaacccTGTCTTTGAAGAGGAGTAGTATGGCACATGCTGCACTGAACTGCCCTCTTTTGCTTGACCTTGATATAGCCTCCTGCCACAAGCTTTCAGATGCTGCAATTCGTTCTGCAGCGATGTCATGCCCTCTTTTGGAGTCTTTGGATATGTCGAATTGCTCAAGTGTTAGTGACGAGACGTTACGTGAGATAGCTCATACTTGTGTTAGTCTCCATGTTCTTAATGCTTCATACTGCCAAAACCTCTCACTAGAG TCTGTGAGACTGCCGATGTTGACAGTTCTCAAGCTTCACAGTTGCGAGGGCATTACTTCAGCATCGATGACTGCAATTGCTTATAGCTATATGTTGGAG GTTTTGGAGCTTGACAATTGTAGCTTATTGACTTCTGTTTCGCTGGACCTTCCTCGCCTGCAGAACATAAGACTAGTACACTGCCGAAA ATTGATCGAGTTAAATTTGCGAAGTGTGGTGCTATCATCCATCAAAGTTTCTAATTGCCCTTCACTCCAGCGAATAAGCATCACATCAAATTCATTACAA AAACTAGTGTTGCAAAAACAAGAAAGTTTGACTACACTAGCACTTCAATGCCAATCTTTGCATGAGGTGGACCTTACAGACTGTGAATCACTGACAAATTCTATCTGCGAAGTATTCAGTGATGGTGGTGGATGTCCGATGCTAAGATCATTAACTCTTGATAATTGTGAG AGCCTGACAGTTGTGAGCTTCCGTAGTACAACCTTGGTGAATCTGTCTTTAGCTGGTTGCCGTGCTATTATCTCTCTTGAACTCAATTGCCCTTTTCTCGAGCATGTCTCTCTGGATGGGTGTGATCATCTTGAAAGAGCAAACTTTTGCCCA GTTGGTCTTCAGTCTCTAAATCTTGGAATATGTCCCAAACTGAATTCTCTTCATATTGAAGCAGAGCGTATGGTGTTGCTTGAATTGAAAGGGTGTGGTGTATTATCTGAAGCTTCTATTAATTGCCCTCTATTAACCTCTCTGGATGCCTCATTTTGCAG TCAACTAACAGACGATTGCTTGTCTGCAACCACAACTTCTTGTCCACTCATTGAATCATTGATCTTGATGTCATGCCCTTCTGTTGGGCCCGATGGTCTCTCATCTTTGCGTTGGCTTCAACATTTGATCTCACTTGATCTGTCCTACACTTTTTTGACGAATTTGCAGCCAGTTTATGACTCATGTTTGCAGTTGAAG GTTCTAAAGTTGCAAGCATGCAAGTATTTAACTGACTCGTCACTGGAGCCTCTTTACAAGAATGGTGCCCTTCCCTCACTATGTGATTTGGACTTGTCATATGGGACCTTGTGCCAATCTGCCATTGAGGAGCTTCTTGCTTGTTGTACACATCTAACTCATGTAAGCTTGAATGGTTGTGTAAACATGCATGACCTCAATTGGGATTCTGATGCTTATCAACTACCAGTACCAACCACTGATATGGGGTTGTCATCTGACCTGCCCAATCGTTTGCTGCAAAACCTTAACTGTGTTGGTTGTTTAAACATCAAGAAAGTTACTATTCCGTCAGTGGCGAAATGTTTACATCTGTCATCTTTGAACCTTTCCTTATCTGCAAATCTGAAAGAAGTTGACCTTGCGTGTTACAACCTGTGCTTTCTCAATCTGAG caACTGTTGCTCTTTGGAAATTCTCAAGCTTGACTGCCCCAAATTGTCCAGTCTTTTCCTTCAG TCCTGCAACATCAATGAAGACGCTGTTGACGTTGCCATATCGCAGTGTAACATGCTAGAGACACTCGACGTTCGCTTTTGTCCGAAG ATACATCCAGTAAGTATGGGTAGGTTGCGTGCTGCATGCCCCAGCCTTAAACGTATCTTCAGCAGCCTGGCTTCTATGTAA